Below is a window of Chelmon rostratus isolate fCheRos1 chromosome 23, fCheRos1.pri, whole genome shotgun sequence DNA.
gtgtgtgtgtgtttttctgaactTTCTCAAAACCTGGGAAGCAAAGTCAAGCCTGCTTCTCCTGAGGCATTCAGGAAAAGCTGTAAAAAAGAGCACTCCTCTCCTTCTTGTTGTTCACTTTTTGCCAAGTGTCCAAAGATGTGGAGGATAAAAAAATCTtgtggtttctgtttttcatccaGGACCTTGAGTAGAGCACACCAGAGCGGGTGTGGTTGGTGAGGGGGTCGGCTCTGTGAATTTAACTTCACCgtctgtgtgagagtgtgtgtgtggcacctCTGAGGTTTGAGTGTCTTTCTCAGTCAGCAGGTGAGGGGGGATGTACCCAGACTGGGGCTTTGTTTGCTCCCTGTGGTCATGGTTTTGATGGTTGTTGTGGGATTTCGGTGGGCAGCGGCCCCTTTTGTCCTGTCCTCGGAAGCCCCTCAGTTTGGGGCTCCAGTGTTCCCGCCACTGGAGGGCCAGAGTGGAGCGGTCCGCCACCAGGCGACTCTCCTCAGGGCCCCAGCCCcgctccccctcctctgcaccAATCAGGAGGAAGGTCCGGCCCACGTGGAGGGCCGGGCAGCCGCAGCCGAGGTCACGGTCAGGGACCCAGAGGGAGTGGGGACCCCTGCGTACGCGGGAGGTGGACCCCGTGCGGAAGACAGTTTGGACTGAGATGGAGAACTGCCACCAGGGACCTGAACGCTCCATCCCTCGCACCTGCACCTTCAGCACTGAGAAAGAGATggaatatatataataatatatataaaacattcTGTTTATGGAAACTGTTtacaattagatttttttagatatattttgaCTCTTTTTGTTTACATGACCCAAATGTGGTTTAATTAATCAGATTTTCATTATAATATGTTGAAAATGTTATAAATTGTTTCAGTATAAATGCACGTTTAATCTAGATTTAAAGGCTTGAgaactttatttttctgttttgacagttaatttaaacacaagaggattcattctcagttaaacagtatttttctgtgttgaCATGTTAATAGATGAACAACATTACACCCACCGTAGTCTTTGAGACAATAAGTCTCCAAGTTCATCCTGACTTTGCCCTGAGAAGGCTGGCAGTATGAAACACACTCCTCCGCtacaacagagaaagagatggagagggaggcagggagaatGCATCCAATGAGAGGGTATCATTTCATAGCACGCATATCAGCACATGTCTTTTCCCCTAATTACAATATGGCTGCTTCTATTTGTCATCACAGTATCCTGTGACTAACAGATGACCTCGCCTGCAGCAGGTGGGACATTCCTCGAGCTGCCACTAGGAGGGAGTGGTTAGCTATTCTGTTGTTATGGTAAAAGCACTATTTCATGTCACTGAAAATTGCCCTGATGGTTTTAATTTTAGAGCCTCGCTCccatatttcatttgatttaataaGAATGAAAATCTTATTCTAGCACCTTTCCAACCAGTCATTACAAGGCAATTTAGAGTAAGATCAAAAGcgataaatacatatatataaaaaaagagcaaataagAGCAGAGCGGTGGATGAAACCAAAAAGTTGGACTACATTTATCAAGGCAAATGTAATTTTGGACTGTGTCTTGCAATTTAATTGAGAAAGTGTTTATTTGTAAGAAAACCATGAaggagtttctgttttttttttttttttgttgcttaatTCTGTAAATAATCTCTTTTAAAAATCAAGTaaattcattttgatttgattaattttgattaaaaaaaatctcagaaaTCCAACATTGTCATATGGAAaaactacattacccacaatacCCACAAAACCAAATGTAGTATAGGCAGAGATAGGGACAAAAGAATAGTTATTATCTAATGCATATTTTGTTATACTGTTTATTTCatactgaatgtaaaaatgtaagATTTCAAATTGAGAACAGGTGGGTTTTAAATTACTAACAAGTGAGCATGAAAATACACCAAAAGATCATTTCTGCCTGTGCACTCACCTATGCTGTATTGAGGTTGGTACACTGGGGTTGGAGCGACCTCCTGAATTCCTGAAACGTAAACACAGCTTTAGACAGGTGACGGCGACAGGTGCCGCTTCAGCCTACCTATGTGAGCTGTCAGGTTGTGTGCGTTATGCGTGCTATGCTTGAATGCCTCTCCGTGCACAAGATAAGCATGTGtcaaaagcatgtgtgtgtggtcctctTTTATGGGTTAGAAACACACTCTCTGACGCTCGCTTGAACACACAAGCAGACGCAAACTTTACTTTTGGTAGTTTAATAAGGTCAAACCATCACTTCTTGTATGGTTTTGTCTCAAACACTGAACAGAGTCTCGTAAAGTTTGACTGTGTTACCACGAACTCGCAGATGGAAAATGAACAAGCTGCTGATCTGTACGTATGTTATCCAGGCCTCTTGtaaaagtgtgtgcgtgtgacagTGCTGCCATATTTTACCAAGTTCACACTCCGTCCCCCCGTCCATGTCCTGTCTGACACAACTGGGCCAGTGACACCCTACACCCCCACCCAGCTGACTGCCCCCCACTTTTAAAACACAGGAAgcccctctgtgtttgtgtagaaTACTATATGTACAACAAATACACGAGTTTCATTGCTGATACTGATGAACTGTACTTTTTTGGCATCTAGCTTACACCTACAGTAGCCTTAATTAAACCTAAATACAATTTTGTTCatgaaatatacagtaaaaaatggaaaataaaccaacaaaTTTCGACAACAGTTAATCCACCCTTACTTTGGATAATCTACGTTAATTCAGCTTTCTTGTCCATTTTAACTAGTTTCAACTTTATTTAGATTACGTTCCACAGTTTCTAATATAATCAAAATATGTGCTTTAAAGGtagctgaaataaataaatgggcCAAAGCTGAGATAACAGCTACTGAATTCCTCATAAGACAAACTGAAATCTGGTAAAGCGTTAGCTAAAGCATCGGCTAGCTTTCCCTTAGCTGAGATTAGTTAGTTTGGCAGAAGTTTAGCTGGGGTGTTTATCCATCATGTTTGGATTTATAGCCTCATTTTATTATGTGGAATAGCAAACTGACATCTTGGTGATTCAGTTCATCAATATGGAGCTTTTTCAGTAAGTATGCCTAAGTAAAGTTTGTTTTAGCTTTAGCTAAGGCTAGCCATGGCTATCTTGCCAGCTAGCTTTCCCTTCATTTTGCTCTCTCAGCTGTCTTGAAGGCTTTTCTCTCAATTGTGACCAAAAAGTAGTTCCTACTTCTTGCCTTTAAAAGCAGAGACACAACTCTGTGaacttcctctgctgctcgAGGCGTGGGTACAACGGTTCAATGGAAGCTAACTTTATGTTTAGCCTGGCTGCTGCGTGTCTTTTGGTCTGTCTGATGAGAGGTGttagaggtggtggtggggctAAGAGATGCTATACATAGCCTGAGATGGTCtggcagtaaaaacaaacaaggttttctttcactcactcCTTTCACTGGGAGAGTTATGAGTCTGGGCCCTGTGATGGGGGGCGTTTTGAGCTGCACAACAGGTGTGAAGCTCGCCGCCGCTGGCTCCCGATGTCACCTGATTGGGGCTTACACAGCGTCAGTGCCCGTGTAGTTGTCGGCACTTGCGCGATTAGCCGGGGAAGCGCACGTGGATTAGCGCTTGTGGCTGAGGTTCGGTGTTGGCCGGGCGCAGAGATATGAGGAGCAACAGTCCACATGATCTGATGCTGATCCCAGATCATCTGGAGATGAGGTTTCCCTGTAGTGGTCAGCTCATGTTAACGCTGCTATGGAAACCGTCTCCAGGGATGATGAAAAGGGGACACGCTGGGAGATTGGGCCAAATTAGTCTTGACAGCAGCGGCCCCTTTTATATTGAGCAACTACTTGATAAAGGCTTAGAGAGCTTGATAGGGGGTTTAATCCATTTACTGTAGGTCACCAGCAAATCAAGTTGAAGGAGAACTTAAAGAGGTCACTTTGTGATGACTGACGACAAACTATtacactttaaaaaaagttaagaATAATAACCTAAACAATAGAGGAGGTTGTCACAATGACCCATATTTTTGGATCCGATGCCaagttgatgatgatgatgattgatgcATGACTCTTTTCTGATTTGCCCCTTGACGCAGTAGGTTTTGTTAAGTTTAGGTCACTCAGACTTCTTGGATAAGGGTTCGGTAAAGGCCGTTGTCATTGCCAAGAAAAAACTGAACTCAGGACCTcctctttaaacattttttgccACTATGTCATGCTACTTCTGCCTTTGCTTCTCAGAGGCTGCCATTATTTTAATGCCCCCAAGGTCATGAAATAACCAGTGCCATTTTTCTAAGGATAGTCTCCACATAAAGGTATAATTTACAGTTTTCCTGACTCTGAAAAGCATAAATACTGGAGGTTGACTTACTTATGCATGGCCGGAGAGGGGACTTGCCCTGTTTGTATCCCGGGGCACAGCGGTTACACCTGAGTCCGGTCACACCTTCTCGACACAAGCACTGACCTGATGTCTGGTTACACCAGCGACCCACAGCTCCCAAAGGATGACACTGACACGCTGAAAAAGAGAGTGACACGATCAGAGAAGTGTTACTGATGTCTCTGTTTTGGTCTACACaacctcctgagggaaatatctgctgATTTAGCTGCTGGATGCTTCAATATGTTCAttagctagtcgctaactttgccTTTccgctgtttggtgctgggtaGGTAGCATAAGGGTGTAAGCATGATTGTTTCTGGGtagcagctgcctgctggagGCAATGCTGATTGCTTCAGACACCCAGTGATGGTTCTCAGCGGCCAGACTGTAGTAGAAGAAGAGCTTctacatacaaatatatttcCTTTGTATGAATATGAAATAGGGATGGAAACAAGCAAGCGTATTTGATTGAGATGTCCTGGCTTTGTAGAGAAGACCACACTTAGATAAACATAAGACTGTGGCTACTGCACGAAGGACATACAGGACAATAGACCGGATGAAGAAAACCATCCATCAGTGACAGGAGCAAGGTTTAATCCTGCTTGACAGCATCCACTCTGAGAGTGTCCTTGAGCAGCAAGGCCTCTACTAACACCATAAAAGCTATTTTGTAGCTGTCTTGTTGGGTAAACAAAGATAAATTCCTCCGTGGAGCTCTCAGCTGGATGTCACATGGTGGCGGGGATGATTTTGGTCATTAATATAACACTAATATATTTGCAACTGGACTTCTTCACTATCCCTGGAACTTTTAGCCCATAAAGATGGAGACATATCCtgtatttaaattcatttataTCCCTGTAATGTTTGCTGTTGTGATGCTGTATAATGATTACTGCCTGGATTTGCCGTGGTTTACATTGCCAAGCTTTTTATTTACCACTACTATCACAACATAAGACTGGgtgagagaagacagacagggagaggaagcCATacttcagcagctctgttcacACTCTTGTAATATTTAGACAAATCCTTACAATGAGTCCAAACAACCTGACTGGAGAAATTGAGTAATTGGCCTCTGAGGGGTAACTCAGTGAAATATAGCATCAATGAGTTAAAGCTGAGATGGAAGACTGCGTGGTGGAGGATATgaatttgcagttttgtttcatGCATAAAAAGTGATAAAATACGGGGACTTTTAATCATCATCCCTGTGTCGCGCTCAAAGAGAGCCCATTAACTTTGGATATATTGGGCCTAGGTCCAGCTTCCACATGAGCATGCCAGAGTGTCACTTAGGACATGTGACCAGTCAAAGGTCAGGGGTCATGGCAGATGCCAGCCGGTAGTAACGACGGGGATGCAGGTGGTAGCTCAGTGAGGTTTGGGAGTGTTTTTGTCCACGTATCGCTAACAGGAATAGCTGCCCGCTCTCACAATGTAACCACCCCATAAACACTTCTGCACGCTGGTACAGAGACAAGCCTTCAGACAGTCAGACATAAACACTGTCTCTCACACCATGATTTGCTTTCCATCTTCCAGTAAGTTATTAAAGTCGTTCACCCATGCAtatgcacaaacagaaatacactTCCTTCTTCCCCTTAACCctttcccaaacacacacacacacagatctagTGACTGACATTGGCAGGCCTTGCGGTGGTTCAGCGGCTTGCTGTGGTCGCGGGTGTAACCGTTCTGGCAGTATTGGCAGTGGCGTCCGGCCGTGTGGTGGCGACACTTTTGACACACGCCTCCGCTACGCCGGCCCGACTGCTGAAACACCTCCATGCTGAAGCGGCACTTGTTTGAATGGCCGTTGCACTCACAGGCTGGAGAGAAAAGGATGGACATCAGTGAGGAATTGATCATCACAAAATCTCACGATCGGTTCCTTTTTGATGGGTAACTTTCAGGTTCAGGGGTTGGGAAGCACGTGAGAGAATACTTGTGTTTATTGATAGTCGACAGCAGAATGATGACTGAAGGAAATgtagggagggagagatggggatTTGACAATGTCTCTCTGGCCAGACTTGAACCAGGGACGTTGCAGTTCATGTTTGGGCCCTTTCACCCCATGGAGACCAGGACACCATCTCTGTTTATTGTGACAGGGACTTTAGCTTGGCTTGTACTGTTCAacaaattttaattttgatgGCACATACGCACATAATAGAATAATACTCAGCCTGTCAAAACAGGTGTAAAATTTCTTCTCTGGCTCTGCTGGAGCTGAGAAAATAACCCCGATGATGGACTTGGCGACCACAAATTTCTTACATAAAGCCTGTCAGTGTGGTCAGATGTGGGAGTTTACCACTCAGTGAAGGAGGGTCTAACAAAAGTAtccagttgcattgtgggaagttGTTTTGGGGTCTTCTTCTATACTACAGTAGGAACAGTCAGGATATTTTTACCCCTGCTTcaatgatttctttttaatgcatctctctgtccttcagctTCATGAAATGTCAAATCCACTGAAATAGAAGAATTTCTGGTATACTACTGTAAAATGTgtagatgtttttttcctttcctttggattaatatttttattgtctgtaaGTGTTTGGTAAGAGGAAGAATTGTAAATAAAGCGCACTTAAATTTTCATTATACCTTCTCTTTATGCTTTTGGTCTATCTTTCatctaaaatatataaaaacatatgcAGGGTGTAACATAAAaccattttgtacattttcactCAGGAGCAGGATGCAGTACTCACCAACGCAGGGGTTTGGGTGCGTGGGTGTAGCTCGATGCCACGGTCTGTCGAAGTAGAAATCCTCGCACACATCGCAGTCTGGCCCCGCCGTGTGATGCTCGCACACGCACAGTGCCTGGCCTGCGTCGTCACGGCGACACCTGGAAGCATGCCCGTTACATTTACACCTGCCGCCAACTTGCAGGTCCGACAGGGCCAGAGGAGCTCGGACAGCAGAGATAAACGCGATGGGTGGGGTCACGTGCAGATTCCTGGAGCTTTGTTTGGTGTTGAGATTattgtttctcctcttcctcagctccagGCCCTTGTTGCTCCTGCTCCGCCCCTCAACTGTCCAATTACAACCTTCACTGGGGCAAGGCAGCCAATGATTGTTTTCCTTCTTGCGGCCTCGCCCTCTGACTTTCCCGGTTTTCTTTGAAGAGGCGAACAAGTCTGTGCTAAAGCTATCGCCCCCTTCCTTGCTGGTCACATTGTGTCCATCTTCATCTTGACCCGATCCTTTATATTGTCCCCTCCTTCCATGTTTGTCCACTTTCTCACCTTTGTTCCTCCCCCTTACCTCTGAGTTTTTTGCATCCCTGTCAAAAAATGCCAGTGTATTATCTGTGTTTAACTTGACCTGATCTCCAGTGTGCCCCTTGTAGCCTGATCTCCACCTTAGAAACCCTgttcctctgtcctcttctgcATCAGCACGCCATTGTGTCTCTTCCTTCTTGTCCAAGTTGCTCACTTTGGCATCTTTAGACACCTGGTGGAAGACCACACGGATGTCTGTGGCAGTCACCCAGTCCTGGAGGGTGTGACTGTGGTCAAAATCAGGAGAGGATGGCCGTCCGTCCAGGGTGGAGAAGGCCAGCACCATGCCGCCCCTCTGCTTTTGCAGGGGGCGTGGGTCTGAGCAGAGGGGCTCCGTCTCCTGGTGCCTTGTCTGGGCCACTGTCCGGGAGGGAAGCCCGAAGTTCCGAAGGCAGTCGCTGGAGTAGTGCTGCATCGGCCTCCAGGTGCGCCCGTAGTCCATTGATTtgaggatggagatggagatggggTCTGATGGCTCCCCCTGCTGGCAGAATTGCAAACTTATGTAGGTGATCTCGAAGCGGCGGCCCAGAGGTAGCGTGAGGACCCATTCTCCGGTGTCAGAACCTCTGTGAGCCATCCAGCAAGTCAGGTTGTGGGGGTTGTGGAGGTCCGTCAAGGTGGTGATGTTGCTGTCATAGTCAGACCCTTGTAGCGAGTGGCTAGCATTGACTGATATGCCATAGGCAGCATTGATGAACTCTGACAGGCAGTGTCGTGGGCGGCCGTCAAGGTAGTAGCAGGGGTCATGTGGTGAAGTCCAGCTCAATGGAGTGTGGGAAAGGGAAGAGGAAACAAGGgatggaggaaggaaaaggaggagcagaaggaaaacagggatgagagaggtggaggggggaggggaaaaGGGTAGGAACATCATGTCATCCAGCCTGTGGAAggaaaaaagatgatttttaaGAGAAAACCATGGGAGTTAgatcataaaacaaaaagcacaaagtgATTGATTTATATGACTTGCATTTGAAGCCAAAGACGGAAATCTAAGATAGACCACCTGTGCCTTTATTGAAAACACATGATACCAGCTCGCTGCATCACTTAAACTCCACCTTATTGGTTTTCAGTAGATGCCAGTAAAGATCTCATCCCGTAAAAATGTAATCTCCGATCTTCACAGTGTTGTCAGCCACTGGTTTGAACCTGTGACCTTGACAGCCCTTAAGAACGTATTCGTCTTAAAACTCCCTTCAGCCCTGAAGAGAGTGGATGAATGCGGGTGAAGAAGGGCGCGCACCCAGCGGGTCtgtctgaaatgacaaaaaacatgcCCGACAGCTGGGGCTAAACCCCGAGCTGGACCACATCCATCACGTTTATGGCTCTCCTTTTCAAATCACTTTACCGTCGGTCAGTGCTGCAGCCGAGCGACGTGCCTGAGCATGAGCGGTGTGAAGCGCTGTTGAGCAGAAAACGGGGTATGggaaaaaagtcagaaaagaatgaagagagggaaggagaggagttGGAGATTAGTCTTGAGGATGGTAGGAAATGATTTATAGATCGAAATCTGTGTTCGGCTTGAGCCCCTACATGGATACTTCCGTGgtaaagacaaacacaggctTGTGTACGTCAGCAGTGCGAACAAATCCCTTCCCGTCTGTCGCAACTGGTGATGAGTGTAATTTATTCCTCTGTCAGGATTTGATACCCGAGAGCGTTAATTTTGGCAAGTGGACAGAATGAACAATGCATGCACTCTCTCGCGAACcagtgatttattgtttttatcacTCACATGAAGCCCAGGAGCACATTTTCAACAAGCACTTCTTTGGCTTGTTTCTTGCTAAGAAGGTTCAACAcctttcacttttacttttggctCATTCTGGTTTCTTTCCTTCTTCAAAAGGACTCTCATCAATAACTACCTTCCTTCCATATTTTCAAACAactttccctctgctctccctgtcCATCTATCACCTGCCCCCTTCATTCTGTTCTGGGAATATTCTTAACTGCTGCGAGATTGATGATGTCCTAACAAGCGTTTGACACTGACAGCAAAGTCAGCAGGGCTGCATAAACCAAACCCATAGGAGAGGACGGGGCTGAGAGCCTCTCTGGCCTCGTCATCCCGCTCAATTAGCCTACGACCGAAATATGAGGCTTCCCTCGGGGACCACACAGCTCTGAGGGGCCTGCGAGGAGGCCACGACACTCCCTCGGCTGCCTCGGACAAGCTGCTCTGCTCCTGACCTCCAAAGGCAGAGACATGCTAGAAAGTGGACCAACCAAACAAGGCTGAGGACAAAAGCTCATATCAGGCATATTGGGCGACCCTGTTTTGTGGCGTTGCTACGGGAAACGCTACAAGCAGAAGGTGTAGTGATGAGCGGTCTGACTGTGACCCCAGTGCCACCAAGCCACATTCCTGGGGTCCAGAATGCCTCGGTTGGTCATTCCTGACGTGTCGAGACATGCCCCACGGGAACATGAACGTACTGATAGAAAGCAGGCCTTACAGTTGATCGGGTGATTAATTAGGTCTCTTGTTTCATGTGGTGTCAATGTCCTGGCTGTATAAAAAGGGAAGACAGTGTGAAAGGGGTAAAGGTTATTAGAGGATTCAGGGAAGCGCTGGAAGAATTCATTCTGAATGAGGACTGACGAGTGAGCGTAGGCGGGTGGGGGTTCAGGATTGGGACGAGCAAAACCCACGAGGCTGGAAGAGAAAGGGGGCGGTTGTTTAACATTCCCATGACATGCACTTGCTCTTGTCTTTGTCACATTACATGACTAATTAAACATCGGCCCATTACAACCACTTTGATAAATGGATGCTCATCTGAGAGAGGCCCCTGGGGTTTTTAATGCGCCCCTCTAGGCCAAATCCAGACTCCCTTCTTCGGAAACCAGATCATCTGTCTGGCACCACCACCGTAACCTACCGGATATGGTTTCAGTGGTTTTTTATCTGCTGCTTTCCATAAATTCACACATCCAGGGTGTCGGAAGAACACGTTAAAGTGCCGCTTCAAAAGAAGAATTATTGAACAGCGTTCTTTTGTTGTTGCACACAGGACTACAAACAGCACGTGTTTGAAAGAGGCCTTCgcccccttttcttcctccccaGTGAACCTCAAGTTGAGGTTTAAATGACAAAGAACAATCcttcaaaagcacaaaaaaagccTCAAATCTGGCGACATTGCGCTTCAGCGAGAAGGTTTTGAAATAACTTGGCCGCAATCTCTGTCTTTCAAAAAGCTTATACAGCCAAATAGTGGTAAGATGAGATCAACATCTCCGGCGGGTGATCTTTAGAAGCAGCTATGCTTGGCTGGCAAGGGGCTGGAAAAATACTTGCTGACAACCTGGGGGCATGTTTACAGCATAGTCGAACAGAGGAGAGCGAGGAGACCGACGCTCATGTTCATGCTCTGCGGTGCCTATTTATTTTCCTAATGTAATTCTCCCTCCATTATTCATCCTGCTGAAATTTGTCTTGAGGAACACGAGGAAGCCAAAATATTAGGAGCAGAAACAAATGCATTGTTTTATGGTTTAGTCGAGGCCGAAGTCACGGCCCCCCGTGGAAGCTTACACCTTTTATTGTCTTATGACACCGAATCAAGGCAGATTTTATGTGCCGTTTTAGGCATATCTAAACAATGTGACATAAATGAATTGcaaatataaaatgcaaaacacttgTTTGCAAGTGTTCACTCCCTCCAAATCTGTATTACACTGACTAGAAGCAGATGTTTGAGCATGTGATGGGGTTATCAAAGGGAAATGTGATTCCATTGCTTATTAAAAGGAAATAATGATCTGCAGCacacatctttatttatttatctttatttatttacttttatgtatttatgtatgcaGTCTTTTCAATGGCTGTTGCAAGGCAGAGAATCTAAGAGGACGGCGCACGGAGCATAAGAAAGTGAGAGTAAAATGTGATCGCCAGTGAGTAGCAACACGGGAATTTATCAGTGTTTTGGCtctaaatttacatttttgagctctcttctgctgcagcaaACTCCATTTATTGGGATTTAGCAGAAAATGTGGACTTCAAGTTGCAGAAATAAAGTGTAGACACTTTGTGCGTGTGGCATTCTCTCTTACTACCTGTTAACTCTCTCTGGCCTGTTCACACTTTAGAGCTGTGGGCCTGTCTGGGTCTGCTGCCGTTCTGGTGAGCAGATGAGCTGGATTTGGCCTGTctcacacattttaacattcCTCGTCATGGGCAGCAGCTCTGGCGAGCGAGACGGAGGCAAATATGTTAAATTCAAATTGCTTTGCTACTTGTTGATGAGTTTCACGAGGCCAAATTGTGGCTTGCACAAATAAACCGTGCAGTTTGAAGAGACGGTTTTAAATCAGGCCGACGGTCGCTGGGAAGACTTCCCAGGGTTCtgcgctgcagctctgctctaaGACACGGAGCCTTTAAATAAATATGATCAATTATATAAGCTCTCTCTTGTATCCTACATGTTTGAAGCTGAACCAAGGCACCTGTTGTTGCATGTTACCACGCTGACACCTTTGTTAATTTGCAATTGTCCTCAGCCGGTCAGAAATACAACACTGGGCTTCGGGTGAGAAGAGAAAGGCTACGTATGCGCTCTGTATTCTCAAACCGCATTCCTGCCTGCACAGTCGAAGCCCATGTGTGTGTTATTCCACACGGAGCAGATTCCAGGAGCTTCGTTTTAGGTGTAATAATCTAATTTTAGTGGGGCAGCCCCCGGAGGTGAAAGCAACAGACAGCACAAAATGGATTATCGCTGCTTGTATCTTTAGCTAAAGGCCTCTGTCCTTCACGTTTGCACCTCCAACAAACTGCCAGTCCGGTGCATGTGCGGGGCCCCCAGGGGCCAACTGTACCTCCACAGACACATGGAGggtgtctctgcctctgcactgACCCGTGAGCCCTGCTTACTTCATTTTTTGAATAAAGAAACACATGTTACCCACTTGATATTTGAAAGCGAGTTTCCTGTCAATTCTCCACCCCCCCTTTACAGCCTCATGCAAGTTGGCAAGAcgctctccagcagctccagcttcaCATGTTGATATTGAAAAACAGATGGAAATGAAATCATTGTGATTCCGTGTCGCAGTCCCGCCAAAGTCAACCTCTGTCATGATGGAAGTGAAAGTAAGGCCTCTGGTTGTAATTGCATGTTAATTAAAATCACACAGTCCAACACAAGAGGTTAATAAAGAGCAGGcggtaaaacaaaaacaggcacacactgcagcacaaaaacaaatgaaaaacaccaaTCATTTGTTggcttatttattattaaaattgGATATCAGAttatataaaaaacacataaacaacagcctgttttaattaattttcaccACCAAGGCCCCGACTGTAAAACGGCACGACCTAGAAATACACGCCCCTATATCTTTACAAAAGAGAAGCCTTATGTGTCTATTAAAGCAAGTACGGTATATTTTCTCATGGATGCAAGTGCTGCAAAGGGATTTTAAGAAAACTAATCAACTGCAGACGGACCTTAAAAGGAAAACACCCTACAGTCACGCGCAGGTTGCGGGCGTTGCGTTTAAAGAACGTGAGAATAATGATTCACTTGCTTCGGTTCattaaacacaaatgtttaTCATATTCGGTCTGTTGACTCTGGCAGGGGCTAACAGCGAAGCCCGGGGACTAATTACCTCCATTCTGCACAGCTAATTGCACTTGTTAAGCGGAAATTGGCTGCAGCCAATTAGCTTTATCTCAGAGAGG
It encodes the following:
- the ntn5 gene encoding netrin-1, producing the protein MMFLPFSPPPSTSLIPVFLLLLLFLPPSLVSSSLSHTPLSWTSPHDPCYYLDGRPRHCLSEFINAAYGISVNASHSLQGSDYDSNITTLTDLHNPHNLTCWMAHRGSDTGEWVLTLPLGRRFEITYISLQFCQQGEPSDPISISILKSMDYGRTWRPMQHYSSDCLRNFGLPSRTVAQTRHQETEPLCSDPRPLQKQRGGMVLAFSTLDGRPSSPDFDHSHTLQDWVTATDIRVVFHQVSKDAKVSNLDKKEETQWRADAEEDRGTGFLRWRSGYKGHTGDQVKLNTDNTLAFFDRDAKNSEVRGRNKGEKVDKHGRRGQYKGSGQDEDGHNVTSKEGGDSFSTDLFASSKKTGKVRGRGRKKENNHWLPCPSEGCNWTVEGRSRSNKGLELRKRRNNNLNTKQSSRNLHVTPPIAFISAVRAPLALSDLQVGGRCKCNGHASRCRRDDAGQALCVCEHHTAGPDCDVCEDFYFDRPWHRATPTHPNPCVACECNGHSNKCRFSMEVFQQSGRRSGGVCQKCRHHTAGRHCQYCQNGYTRDHSKPLNHRKACQSCQCHPLGAVGRWCNQTSGQCLCREGVTGLRCNRCAPGYKQGKSPLRPCIRIQEVAPTPVYQPQYSIAEECVSYCQPSQGKVRMNLETYCLKDYVLKVQVRGMERSGPWWQFSISVQTVFRTGSTSRVRRGPHSLWVPDRDLGCGCPALHVGRTFLLIGAEEGERGWGPEESRLVADRSTLALQWREHWSPKLRGFRGQDKRGRCPPKSHNNHQNHDHREQTKPQSGYIPPHLLTEKDTQTSEVPHTHSHTDGEVKFTEPTPSPTTPALVCSTQGPG